In Gopherus flavomarginatus isolate rGopFla2 chromosome 1, rGopFla2.mat.asm, whole genome shotgun sequence, a single genomic region encodes these proteins:
- the TSPAN33 gene encoding tetraspanin-33 isoform X2, whose protein sequence is MPRRLAGPPVGPHGEDFSFVSPLMISMVMVAVGIYARLMKHAEAAMACLAVDPAILLIVVGILMFLITFCGCIGSLRENICLLQTFSICLTVVFLLQLAAGVLGFVFSDKARGKVSEIINNAVVHYRDDLDLQNLIDYGQKEFSCCGGISYKDWSQNMYFNCTADNPSRERCSVPYSCCLHAADQAVINTMCGQGMQAMNYLEASEFIYTNGCIDKLVNWIHSNLFLLGGIALGLAIPQLVGILLSQILISQIKDQIKLQLYNQQHRADPWY, encoded by the exons ATGATCTCGATGGTGATGGTGGCCGTAGGCATCTACGCCAGGCTGATGAAGCACGCAG AGGCGGCCATGGCTTGCCTCGCAGTGGATCCCGCCATCCTGCTCATCGTGGTCGGCATCCTgatgttcctgatcaccttctgcGGCTGCATCGGCTCCCTGCGTGAGAACATCTGCCTGCTGCAGACG ttCTCAATCTGCCTGACCGTAGTCTTCCTGCTGCAGCTGGCAGCTGGAGTGCTGGGCTTTGTCTTCTCTGACAAG GCACGTGGGAAGGTGAGCGAGATCATCAACAATGCCGTCGTGCATTACCGGGACGACCTGGACCTGCAGAACCTCATCGACTATGGGCAGAAGGAG TTCAGTTGCTGTGGGGGCATCTCCTACAAGGACTGGTCCCAAAACATGTATTTCAACTGCACTGCTGACAACCCCAGCAGGGAGCGCTGTTCTGTGCCTTATTCGTGCTGCCTGCATGCAGCTGACCAG GCTGTCATCAACACCATGTGTGGCCAGGGGATGCAAGCCATGAACTACCTGGAGGCCAGCGAGTTCATCTACACCAATGGCTGCATTGACAAGCTGGTGAACTGGATCCACAGCAACCTCTTCTTGCTGGGGGGCATCGCGCTCGGCTTGGCCATTCCCCAG CTGGTGGGAATCCTGCTCTCCCAGATCCTCATCAGCCAGATCAAAGACCAGATCAAGCTGCAGCTCTACAACCAGCAGCACCGAGCAGATCCTTGGTACTGA
- the TSPAN33 gene encoding tetraspanin-33 isoform X3, translating to MISMVMVAVGIYARLMKHAEAAMACLAVDPAILLIVVGILMFLITFCGCIGSLRENICLLQTFSICLTVVFLLQLAAGVLGFVFSDKARGKVSEIINNAVVHYRDDLDLQNLIDYGQKEFSCCGGISYKDWSQNMYFNCTADNPSRERCSVPYSCCLHAADQAVINTMCGQGMQAMNYLEASEFIYTNGCIDKLVNWIHSNLFLLGGIALGLAIPQLVGILLSQILISQIKDQIKLQLYNQQHRADPWY from the exons ATGATCTCGATGGTGATGGTGGCCGTAGGCATCTACGCCAGGCTGATGAAGCACGCAG AGGCGGCCATGGCTTGCCTCGCAGTGGATCCCGCCATCCTGCTCATCGTGGTCGGCATCCTgatgttcctgatcaccttctgcGGCTGCATCGGCTCCCTGCGTGAGAACATCTGCCTGCTGCAGACG ttCTCAATCTGCCTGACCGTAGTCTTCCTGCTGCAGCTGGCAGCTGGAGTGCTGGGCTTTGTCTTCTCTGACAAG GCACGTGGGAAGGTGAGCGAGATCATCAACAATGCCGTCGTGCATTACCGGGACGACCTGGACCTGCAGAACCTCATCGACTATGGGCAGAAGGAG TTCAGTTGCTGTGGGGGCATCTCCTACAAGGACTGGTCCCAAAACATGTATTTCAACTGCACTGCTGACAACCCCAGCAGGGAGCGCTGTTCTGTGCCTTATTCGTGCTGCCTGCATGCAGCTGACCAG GCTGTCATCAACACCATGTGTGGCCAGGGGATGCAAGCCATGAACTACCTGGAGGCCAGCGAGTTCATCTACACCAATGGCTGCATTGACAAGCTGGTGAACTGGATCCACAGCAACCTCTTCTTGCTGGGGGGCATCGCGCTCGGCTTGGCCATTCCCCAG CTGGTGGGAATCCTGCTCTCCCAGATCCTCATCAGCCAGATCAAAGACCAGATCAAGCTGCAGCTCTACAACCAGCAGCACCGAGCAGATCCTTGGTACTGA